The candidate division KSB1 bacterium genome contains a region encoding:
- a CDS encoding F0F1 ATP synthase subunit epsilon has translation MLPEKLNIEILTPNKKVYSEEASSVRLPGFEGYFGVFPGHTPLLATLKIGEIKVEKDGKTDYFAASGGVVEVLPGSISILVETSELAADIDKKRAAASKERAEKKIKEGRKQWDIKRAEVALARAINRMRVTSSI, from the coding sequence ATGTTACCCGAAAAACTAAACATAGAAATTCTCACTCCAAATAAGAAAGTCTATTCCGAAGAGGCTTCCTCCGTTCGGCTTCCGGGCTTTGAAGGTTACTTCGGTGTTTTCCCGGGCCACACCCCGCTTTTGGCAACGCTGAAAATAGGTGAAATTAAAGTAGAGAAAGACGGCAAGACCGACTACTTTGCAGCGAGTGGCGGTGTTGTTGAAGTCCTTCCGGGGAGCATCTCCATTCTTGTTGAAACTTCCGAACTTGCTGCAGACATCGATAAAAAGCGAGCTGCCGCTTCCAAAGAGAGAGCCGAAAAAAAAATAAAAGAAGGCAGGAAACAGTGGGATATTAAACGCGCTGAAGTGGCATTAGCGCGGGCAATTAACAGAATGCGGGTCACCTCAAGTATCTAA
- a CDS encoding DUF2277 domain-containing protein, producing the protein MCRNIKTLFNFDPPATDEEIQAASLQFVRKLSGFNKPSKVNEAVFEQGVEDVTYIARQLISSLATKSPPRNHEIEAAKSRARIARRFA; encoded by the coding sequence ATTAAAACATTGTTCAACTTCGATCCGCCTGCTACAGACGAGGAGATTCAAGCAGCTTCTTTACAGTTCGTACGCAAATTGAGCGGATTTAACAAACCTTCAAAAGTAAACGAAGCCGTTTTTGAGCAGGGCGTTGAAGATGTCACATACATTGCCCGGCAATTGATTAGTTCGCTTGCAACCAAATCTCCGCCACGCAACCATGAAATAGAAGCTGCCAAATCCCGGGCGCGGATTGCCAGACGCTTTGCTTAA